The Brassica napus cultivar Da-Ae chromosome C7, Da-Ae, whole genome shotgun sequence genome has a segment encoding these proteins:
- the LOC106410599 gene encoding U-box domain-containing protein 44: protein MVGSWDGSQSDDSSHFERGVDHIYEAFICPLTKEVMHDPVTLENGRTFEREAIEKYFKECSDTGKPPSCPLTSQTLSSTDVSPSIALRNTIQEWRSRNDAAKLDIARQALFIGNDENDVLQALMHVRQICRSIRSNRQGVRNFQLIRMIIDMLKSNSHKVRYKALQTLQVVVEGDEESKEILAEGDTVRTLVKFLSHEPSKGKEAAVSLLFELSKSETLCEKIGSVNGALILLVGLTSSNSVNVSIVEKADRTLENLERSKEIVKQMASYGRLQPLLGKILEGSLETKLSMATFLGDLALNNDMKVLVAQTVGSSLVDLMRSGDMPQREAALKALNNISSFDGSAKVLINIGILPPLIKDLFYIGPNNLPIRLKEVSATILANIVNIGYDFDKATLVSENRVEKLLYLISNTGPAIQCKLLEVLVGLTSCPKAVIHVVSAIKTLGAIISLVQFVEVRENNDLRLASVKLLHNLSPFMSEELAGALLGTAGQLGSLVAIISEKTPISEEQAAAAGLLAELPERDLGLTRELLAVGAFEKIISKVNGIRHGEIKGMRFTMNFLEGLVRILSRITFAFNNEPRAVAFCREFNVASLFIHLLQSNGQDNIQMVSAMALENLSLESVNLSRTPDLPPPSYCGSIFSCMSKPPVVTGLCRIHQGICSLRETFCLVEGEAVEKLVGLLDHENDKVVEASLAALSSLLEDGLEVEKGVQILDEADGIRHILNVLTETRTERLTRRAVWVVERILRIEFIAIEVAKEPNVSAALVDAFQNGDFRTRQIAENALKHIDKIPNFSAILPNMG, encoded by the exons ATGGTTGGAAGCTGGGATGGAAGCCAGTCTGATGACAGCTCTCACTTCGAGCGAGGCGTCGATCACATCTACGAAGCATTCATCTGCCCCTTGACTAAAGAAGTCATGCACGATCCCGTCACTCTAGAGAACGGTCGAACGTTCGAGCGTGAAGCCATTGAGAAATATTTCAAGGAATGTTCAGACACTGGTAAACCTCCTTCTTGCCCGTTAACTTCTCAGACGCTGAGTAGCACTGATGTCAGCCCCAGTATTGCTCTGCGCAACACTATCCAAGAGTGGAGATCTAGGAACGACGCTGCGAAGCTCGATATTGCTCGTCAGGCGCTGTTTATAGGAAACGATGAGAATGATGTCTTGCAAGCTTTGATGCATGTGCGGCAGATTTGCAGGAGTATCAGATCGAATAGGCAGGGTGTGCGTAACTTTCAGCTTATTCGTATGATTATTGATATGTTGAAAAGTAATAGTCATAAAGTGAGGTATAAGGCTTTGCAGACTCTTCAAGTTGTTGTAGAAGGAGATGAGGAGAGCAAG GAGATACTAGCTGAAGGGGATACTGTGCGTACACTAGTTAAGTTCTTATCTCACGAGCCATCAAAAGGGAAGGAAGCAGCTGTTTCTTTGTTGTTTGAGCTCTCCAAGTCTGAAACTTTGTGTGAGAAGATTGGTTCGGTTAATGGAGCACTTATTTTATTGGTTGGTCTGACAAGCAGCAACTCAGTAAACGTCTCCATCGTTGAGAAAGCTGATAGAACATTGGAGAACCTGGAGAGGTCTAAGGAGATTGTTAAGCAGATGGCTTCCTATGGTAGACTCCAGCCTCTTCTTGGCAAAATCCTTGAAG GTTCACTTGAAACGAAACTCTCAATGGCTACCTTTCTTGGAGACCTTGCCTTAAACAATGATATGAAGGTTCTTGTGGCTCAGACCGTGGGTTCTTCTCTAGTCGATCTCATGAGAAGCGGTGACATGCCCCAACGCGAAGCTGCCCTGAAAGCTCTCAACAACATCTCATCCTTCGACGGGAGTGCCAAAGTTTTGATCAACATAGGGATTCTCCCTCCGCTGATCAAAGATCTCTTCTACATAGGCCCAAACAACCTCCCAATCCGGTTGAAAGAAGTCTCGGCCACTATCCTCGCCAACATAGTCAACATTGGATACGACTTTGACAAAGCCACACTTGTTTCAGAGAACAGAGTGGAGAAGCTGCTCTATCTGATAAGCAACACTGGTCCGGCGATCCAGTGCAAGCTCTTGGAGGTTCTCGTTGGACTCACTAGCTGCCCTAAAGCAGTTATTCACGTCGTCTCCGCGATTAAAACCTTAGGTGCGATCATCAGTCTGGTTCAGTTTGTCGAAGTCCGGGAGAACAATGATCTGCGTCTGGCTTCGGTAAAGCTTCTTCATAACCTCTCCCCCTTCATGAGCGAGGAGCTAGCCGGGGCCTTACTCGGTACAGCTGGACAGCTCGGGAGCCTTGTTGCCATCATTTCGGAGAAGACACCGATCTCCGAAGAACAGGCTGCAGCCGCCGGGCTCTTAGCTGAGTTGCCTGAGAGGGATTTGGGCCTCACGCGGGAGCTCTTAGCAGTTGGTGCCTTCGAGAAAATCATCTCAAAGGTGAATGGGATCCGCCACGGGGAGATCAAAGGGATGAGGTTTACGATGAACTTTCTCGAAGGGCTTGTGCGTATACTCTCCAGGATCACTTTCGCATTCAACAACGAGCCTAGAGCCGTCGCCTTTTGCCGTGAGTTCAACGTTGCTTCGCTCTTCATTCATCTTCTTCAGTCCAACGGTCAAGACAACATCCAGATGGTTTCCGCCATGGCGTTAGAGAACCTCTCGCTAGAGTCTGTGAACCTCTCGCGGACGCCTGATCTCCCTCCTCCAAGCTACTGCGGCTCCATCTTTTCGTGCATGAGCAAACCGCCAGTTGTAACGGGCCTGTGCAGGATCCACCAGGGGATATGTTCGTTGAGAGAAACGTTTTGCCTCGTCGAAGGagaagctgtggagaagctaGTGGGTTTGTTGGACCATGAGAATGATAAAGTGGTGGAGGCTTCTCTCGCGGCTCTTTCGAGCTTGTTAGAAGACGGGTTAGAAGTGGAGAAAGGGGTTCAGATACTCGATGAAGCGGATGGGATAAGACATATACTAAACGTTTTGACGGAGACGCGAACGGAGAGGCTTACGAGGAGAGCGGTTTGggtggtggagaggatcttgaggATTGAGTTCATAGCGATTGAGGTGGCGAAAGAACCTAACGTGAGCGCTGCGCTTGTGGACGCTTTTCAAAACGGTGACTTCCGAACGAGGCAGATCGCTGAGAACGCGTTGAAACACATTGATAAGATCCCAAACTTCTCAGCTATATTACCAAACATGGGGTAG